The uncultured Desulfuromonas sp. genome has a segment encoding these proteins:
- a CDS encoding putative nucleotidyltransferase substrate binding domain-containing protein produces the protein MPDLSLLRDNEPFKHLPDDMFEQLRAVASIKKFPQHFHVFNQNDPFNGNLYVIKEGLVEITVLTPGGEEIVVDYRHPGSTFGCTPLFTGEPYTGGARTVKSTECFLLPQPLIVEIADRVPQFKAYFNHMVVDRVRHLYADIVAEHSQKALTQVESYPFKKRLSEIMTSPVLQCRPEASAREIAELMSHHQVRSVVVVDAHDTMVGMVTCRDVIGKVLAVKGADAETITARELMAEDPVFMSPQTYMYEAMAYMSGHKLKHLPIVDGGELVGMVSMSDLLRYRSQKAMIMIGSVEETDTIDGLHAIHRTLVRVASSLLSETRSAPEVMEILSYIHHALIKRTFELCWQQMLDEGHTPPNVRYCFLIMGSGGRREMLLGPDQDNGFIFENFPDWQQKEVDDFFIPLADKLVHALDDVGYPLCEGDVMASNEAWRGRLIDWRERIDDWAANPEPHKVRYSSIFFDFTPLVGDAGLAHSLQSIVFQSVREYPGFLYHVMQLNLTHKVPTGLWGRFTVEKSGDNKGKLSLKKGGLVYIVDCLRMFALEHEVRALTTLDRLRHLTEEHVFAEETAEHIRVAFEALSFLRLRNEISLLQNGQPAGNYIDPNTLSKTEQDLLRSSFDAVSKLQSATRSHFGKGLS, from the coding sequence ATGCCCGACCTCAGTTTATTGCGCGATAATGAGCCATTCAAACATCTGCCCGATGACATGTTCGAACAACTCCGGGCTGTTGCCAGTATAAAAAAATTCCCGCAACACTTCCATGTTTTCAACCAGAACGATCCGTTTAACGGCAATTTATATGTCATCAAAGAGGGGCTGGTGGAAATTACCGTGCTGACCCCCGGCGGTGAGGAGATTGTCGTTGATTATCGCCATCCCGGCAGTACTTTCGGCTGCACGCCGCTGTTTACCGGTGAGCCTTACACCGGCGGTGCGCGCACGGTTAAAAGCACGGAATGCTTTCTGCTGCCGCAACCTCTTATCGTTGAAATTGCCGACCGAGTGCCGCAATTCAAGGCGTATTTCAACCACATGGTGGTGGACCGCGTGCGCCATCTTTATGCGGATATTGTCGCCGAACACAGCCAGAAGGCGCTCACTCAGGTCGAGTCGTATCCGTTTAAAAAACGCCTGTCCGAGATCATGACGTCGCCGGTGTTGCAATGCCGTCCCGAGGCTTCAGCAAGGGAGATTGCCGAACTGATGAGCCATCATCAGGTGCGTTCCGTCGTGGTCGTTGATGCGCATGACACTATGGTCGGCATGGTCACCTGCCGCGATGTCATCGGCAAGGTGCTGGCGGTCAAAGGAGCCGATGCCGAGACCATCACCGCCAGGGAATTAATGGCTGAAGATCCCGTCTTTATGTCGCCGCAGACCTACATGTACGAGGCCATGGCCTATATGTCCGGCCATAAGCTCAAGCATCTGCCTATTGTTGATGGTGGCGAGCTGGTCGGCATGGTGTCCATGAGTGATCTGCTGCGTTACCGCAGCCAGAAAGCCATGATTATGATCGGCAGTGTCGAAGAGACCGACACCATCGACGGCCTGCATGCCATTCACCGCACCCTGGTGCGGGTGGCGTCGTCTCTGCTGTCAGAAACGCGTAGTGCGCCCGAAGTGATGGAGATTCTCTCCTATATTCATCATGCCCTGATCAAGCGCACCTTTGAACTGTGCTGGCAGCAGATGCTCGACGAAGGCCATACGCCGCCCAATGTGCGTTACTGCTTCTTGATCATGGGCAGTGGTGGCCGCCGCGAAATGCTGCTTGGCCCCGATCAAGATAACGGCTTTATCTTTGAGAATTTTCCCGATTGGCAGCAGAAAGAGGTCGATGATTTCTTTATCCCGCTGGCCGATAAGCTGGTTCATGCGTTGGATGACGTGGGTTATCCGCTGTGCGAAGGCGATGTTATGGCCAGCAACGAAGCCTGGCGCGGTCGTCTCATCGACTGGCGCGAGCGCATCGACGATTGGGCCGCCAACCCCGAGCCGCACAAGGTGCGTTACTCGTCGATTTTCTTCGATTTCACGCCATTGGTTGGTGATGCCGGGCTGGCCCATTCGCTGCAAAGCATCGTCTTTCAGTCGGTGCGTGAATATCCCGGCTTCCTCTACCATGTCATGCAGTTGAACCTGACTCACAAAGTGCCCACCGGTCTTTGGGGGCGCTTTACCGTCGAGAAGAGTGGGGACAATAAGGGCAAGCTGTCTCTGAAAAAGGGTGGCTTGGTGTATATTGTCGATTGCTTGCGTATGTTTGCGCTGGAGCATGAGGTGCGCGCGCTGACCACCTTGGATCGGTTGCGGCATTTGACTGAAGAACACGTGTTTGCCGAAGAGACGGCCGAGCATATCCGGGTGGCGTTTGAGGCGTTGTCGTTTCTGCGTCTGCGTAATGAGATTAGTCTGCTGCAAAATGGTCAGCCGGCCGGTAATTATATTGATCCCAATACGTTGAGTAAGACCGAGCAGGATTTGTTGCGGAGTTCGTTTGATGCGGTGAGTAAGTTGCAGAGTGCGACGCGGAGTCATTTTGGAAAAGGGTTGTCATGA
- a CDS encoding 3'-5' exonuclease translates to MVWRSLLKNITPRKKESSLDSVGDYVAQRCEAIRSTAGLKRDLREATFCIIDLETTGLDLTNDTIINAAAVKIKKGRITKIYETYVKPPTPIPPESIQFHGITDDMLVDKPSIGEVLPEFMSFIGDSMITGHHINFDLKMLDRHLRENYDCNLDGAPWLDTMLLHKLVMENNTSTQLDDLLNVYCIDCEQRHRALGDSIATAKVFLRILHELSNSYQTLNDLYRAQQDMSRKENM, encoded by the coding sequence ATGGTGTGGCGGTCACTGCTCAAAAACATCACCCCGCGCAAAAAGGAGTCTTCACTGGATTCAGTGGGGGACTATGTTGCGCAACGGTGTGAAGCCATCCGCTCGACTGCCGGACTTAAACGCGACCTGCGCGAAGCGACATTCTGCATCATCGACCTGGAAACCACCGGTCTCGACCTGACCAATGATACCATTATTAATGCGGCGGCCGTCAAAATCAAAAAAGGCCGTATCACCAAAATCTACGAGACCTACGTTAAGCCTCCGACACCGATTCCGCCGGAATCGATTCAATTTCATGGCATTACCGACGACATGCTGGTGGACAAGCCGAGTATCGGCGAAGTTCTGCCGGAGTTCATGTCCTTTATCGGCGACAGTATGATCACCGGCCACCACATCAATTTTGATCTGAAAATGCTCGACCGCCATTTGCGGGAAAACTACGACTGCAACCTGGATGGCGCGCCGTGGCTGGATACCATGTTACTGCACAAACTGGTGATGGAAAACAATACCAGCACCCAGCTCGATGATCTTCTCAATGTGTATTGTATTGACTGCGAACAGCGCCACCGGGCGTTGGGAGACTCGATTGCCACGGCAAAAGTGTTTCTGCGCATTCTTCACGAACTGTCCAATTCGTATCAGACCCTCAACGATCTGTATCGGGCGCAACAGGACATGTCACGGAAGGAAAACATGTAA
- a CDS encoding TIGR00266 family protein: MTSSAHRRADEIDFTIHGTEMQFVEIELDPGESAVAEAGAMMYKASTISMETVFGDGGPQTGGFMGKLLGAGKRLVTGESLFTTVFTHQGQGKAHVAFGAPYPGNIIPVALDAMGGSLICQKDAFLCAARGVSIGLHLQKRILTGLFGGEGFIMQKLEGDGMAFLHAGGSIVERELKPGEELHVDTGCVVAYEPKVGFDIQQAGGIKTALFGGEGLFFARLQGPGKIWLQSLPFSRLAGRMLQAAPQRGGSQGEGSILGSIGNLLDGDNG; this comes from the coding sequence TTGACCTCCTCAGCGCACCGTCGTGCGGATGAAATCGACTTCACCATCCACGGCACGGAAATGCAGTTTGTCGAAATCGAGTTGGATCCGGGCGAAAGTGCCGTTGCCGAGGCCGGTGCCATGATGTACAAGGCCAGCACCATCAGCATGGAAACCGTCTTTGGCGATGGTGGACCGCAAACCGGTGGCTTTATGGGCAAACTGCTCGGTGCCGGCAAACGCCTGGTTACCGGGGAGAGTCTGTTCACCACGGTGTTCACCCATCAGGGGCAGGGCAAGGCCCATGTCGCCTTTGGCGCGCCCTATCCCGGCAACATCATTCCCGTAGCGCTCGATGCCATGGGCGGCAGCCTGATCTGTCAAAAAGATGCCTTTTTGTGCGCGGCCCGCGGCGTGTCCATTGGCCTGCATCTGCAGAAGCGCATTCTCACTGGGTTGTTCGGCGGCGAAGGTTTCATCATGCAGAAACTCGAAGGGGACGGCATGGCGTTTCTCCACGCCGGTGGCAGCATTGTTGAACGCGAGCTCAAACCCGGTGAGGAACTGCATGTCGATACCGGCTGCGTCGTCGCCTATGAACCCAAAGTCGGATTTGACATTCAACAAGCCGGCGGCATCAAGACCGCTCTGTTTGGTGGTGAGGGGCTGTTCTTTGCCCGCCTGCAGGGGCCGGGTAAAATCTGGCTGCAATCGCTGCCGTTCTCACGTCTCGCCGGACGGATGCTGCAGGCCGCACCGCAACGTGGCGGCAGTCAGGGCGAAGGGTCGATTCTCGGCTCAATTGGCAATCTGTTGGATGGGGATAATGGCTAG
- a CDS encoding AMP-binding protein: MVHPKLTYERRKISAQQYEEYKEQSPAELFDTLGRKYIEWQEPYRKVLDNMAPPYYRWYTGGKLNVFHNILGRHLESERRNKAALLWRGANFEERTYTYQTLAHEVMALVNGLVHLGVKKGDRVLLFMPDIPETVIAMIACASIGAIHVAYHMAYSAEALAQRLNHCQAKFIITCDGAHQRTRSLKGVVNEALERLDYEVNHCIVVNHTHKQVLMRPQRDIWYHDLITDPEFSRGASVDLVRHADEPLFMIYTSTKSKKPRAAVHSLAGYLVWAQFTTELLFDLDDRDIFWNTADLVWVNGHTYSVYGPLALGATLFLYEGTISYENTQFFFDYLDKFHVTVLYTTPTILRSVMRAKSTKRYLNRSSNSLRLIGCGGEKISEDLYDWTQFELTNTRNLPITQIWGQTETGGCLIAGVPGVHGFEDDTMMAPLPGVQARVVDAQGHVLDQPGEPGRLVLATPLPSILQDLYKDEVGYQQTFWKKYPERTYFSTGDGAVYDDKGNLNLTGRLDDILSTGAGRRSLDEIEETVLTMKRVRECAAIVIDHPSQGYILVTYCVLKDFRDESYREKTLREIREHIIEEIGELNLPDKIRFTKYLPKTPDNRVNRDLLKEIALQMEGI; this comes from the coding sequence ATGGTTCATCCCAAGCTGACGTATGAGCGGAGAAAAATCTCCGCCCAACAATATGAAGAGTACAAAGAGCAATCGCCTGCGGAGTTGTTTGATACGCTCGGCCGGAAATATATCGAGTGGCAAGAGCCCTATCGCAAGGTGCTTGATAATATGGCGCCGCCGTATTATCGCTGGTACACCGGCGGTAAACTCAATGTATTTCACAATATTCTCGGCAGACATCTCGAATCCGAGCGGCGCAACAAGGCGGCGCTGCTCTGGCGCGGCGCCAACTTCGAGGAACGCACCTATACCTATCAGACCCTGGCGCATGAAGTGATGGCGTTGGTTAACGGTCTGGTGCATCTCGGCGTCAAAAAAGGCGATCGGGTGTTGCTGTTTATGCCGGATATCCCGGAAACCGTCATCGCCATGATCGCCTGTGCCAGTATCGGCGCGATCCACGTCGCCTACCACATGGCGTATTCGGCCGAGGCGCTTGCTCAACGCCTCAACCACTGCCAGGCAAAATTTATCATCACCTGTGACGGCGCCCATCAGCGCACCCGCTCGTTGAAAGGGGTGGTTAACGAAGCTCTAGAACGCCTCGATTATGAGGTGAATCACTGCATTGTCGTCAACCATACCCACAAGCAGGTGTTGATGCGGCCGCAACGCGATATCTGGTATCACGATCTGATCACCGATCCGGAGTTTTCCCGTGGGGCCAGCGTTGATCTGGTGCGCCATGCCGACGAGCCGTTGTTCATGATCTACACCTCGACCAAGTCGAAAAAACCGCGTGCCGCGGTGCACAGCCTGGCCGGATATCTGGTGTGGGCGCAGTTTACCACCGAGCTGCTGTTTGACCTCGATGACAGGGATATCTTCTGGAATACCGCGGATCTGGTGTGGGTCAACGGCCATACGTACAGTGTGTATGGGCCATTGGCGCTGGGCGCGACCCTGTTCCTTTACGAAGGAACCATCTCTTACGAGAACACCCAGTTCTTCTTTGATTATCTCGACAAATTCCACGTCACGGTGCTGTACACGACGCCGACCATTTTGCGCAGTGTCATGCGGGCTAAAAGCACCAAGCGCTACCTTAACCGTTCAAGCAATTCACTGCGCCTGATCGGTTGCGGCGGCGAAAAAATCAGCGAAGACCTGTATGACTGGACCCAGTTTGAGCTGACCAATACCCGCAACCTGCCCATCACCCAGATCTGGGGGCAGACCGAAACCGGTGGTTGCCTGATTGCCGGGGTGCCGGGCGTGCATGGCTTTGAGGACGACACCATGATGGCCCCCCTCCCCGGTGTGCAAGCCCGGGTGGTCGATGCCCAGGGGCATGTGCTCGATCAGCCCGGCGAGCCGGGACGTCTGGTGCTGGCCACGCCGTTGCCGTCCATATTGCAGGACCTTTATAAAGATGAGGTCGGCTATCAGCAGACCTTTTGGAAAAAATATCCCGAACGCACCTATTTCAGTACCGGCGATGGTGCCGTTTATGATGACAAGGGCAATCTCAATCTGACCGGAAGACTCGACGACATCCTCAGTACCGGTGCGGGACGACGCAGCCTCGACGAGATTGAGGAGACCGTGCTGACCATGAAACGGGTACGCGAGTGCGCGGCCATCGTCATCGATCATCCGTCGCAGGGCTATATCCTCGTCACCTACTGTGTGCTCAAAGATTTCCGTGACGAGAGTTATCGCGAAAAAACCCTGCGCGAGATTCGCGAACACATTATTGAAGAGATCGGTGAGTTGAACCTGCCGGACAAAATCCGCTTTACCAAGTATCTGCCGAAAACACCGGACAACCGGGTTAACCGCGATCTGCTTAAGGAGATCGCCTTACAGATGGAGGGCATCTGA
- a CDS encoding DUF4177 domain-containing protein, which produces MVEYKVAETSIVTDETLERTINEWVRQGWEFERIQFAMYEGSKRPGMAFVLFTREVEDA; this is translated from the coding sequence ATGGTTGAATACAAGGTTGCAGAGACATCTATTGTAACCGATGAAACACTGGAACGCACCATCAATGAATGGGTGCGTCAGGGTTGGGAATTTGAGCGGATTCAGTTTGCCATGTATGAAGGCAGCAAGCGTCCCGGCATGGCGTTTGTGCTGTTTACTCGGGAGGTGGAGGACGCGTAG
- a CDS encoding serine protein kinase PrkA, with amino-acid sequence MMDKIDEALKRIILTQEDLDRYEPQSYRDFLHKVSRQPTRILRSIFQVFHDMVSSHILPLEDDSKFDPESIHYVGYDCSPLFVADSDNPFFADRLFANRLVNLVDALRRGAQQNKIYVFEGPPGSGKSTFLNNLLMKFEQYVNTEQGAMYETVWRLDREVLGHLSDPEASKILEELSRFSNSFSQMYQEVQKENHRSSEGLAPQGYVEVPCPSHDHPILMIPKESRRQVFDDLFKNDQSKWELFTEKEYEWVFRHTPCTICSSLYQALLNLVKDPREVLKMVYARPYRFNRRLGEGISVFTPGDKPIKQTILTNELLQRRINDLLRDSNQVRYIFSRHAKTNNGIYALMDVKSHNTERMIELHNIVSEGVHKLEDIEENVNSLFLALMNPEDKANIGNIQSFSDRIEYIKVPYVLDLNTEVQIYRNIFGKSIDEHFLPRVLHNFARVIISTRMKQTSDALTEWIDYPSKYNLYCDAHLQLLKMEIYTGNIPKWLTEDDHRRLTAKRRSRIIAESEQEGDKGFSGRDSIRIFNLFFSTYGHRERLINMTVLKEFFTKTHKELGKSIPPGFLDSLQGMYDYTVLQEVKESLYSYNEEGIVRELKNYLFAVNYEPGTDVVCSYTGDPLKIDDAFFKRIELRLLGDEVTDEQRRQLRSDVQKQYAGTTLTQEVLAAGVPLEKTRLFKDLYQRYVYYLKDRVLDPFLDNENFRRAIKDYASESFKTYDKKIRTDVAFLIDNLRRRYSYSQAGAKEMCMYVIDNNLARTFATEKPSAAPGKGT; translated from the coding sequence ATGATGGATAAAATCGATGAAGCTCTGAAACGGATCATCCTCACCCAGGAGGACCTTGACCGTTACGAACCGCAGTCCTATCGGGATTTTCTCCATAAAGTGTCCCGGCAGCCGACACGTATTCTGCGCAGCATCTTTCAGGTGTTTCACGATATGGTGTCCAGTCATATCCTGCCGCTGGAAGATGACAGCAAGTTTGATCCCGAGTCGATTCATTATGTCGGCTACGATTGCTCGCCGTTGTTCGTCGCCGATTCCGACAACCCCTTTTTTGCCGACCGTCTGTTTGCCAACCGCCTGGTGAATCTGGTCGATGCCCTGCGCCGCGGTGCCCAGCAAAACAAGATCTATGTGTTTGAAGGGCCGCCGGGCAGCGGTAAAAGTACCTTTCTCAACAATTTGTTGATGAAGTTCGAGCAGTATGTCAACACCGAGCAGGGCGCCATGTACGAAACGGTGTGGCGGTTGGATCGCGAAGTGCTCGGCCACCTGTCCGACCCGGAAGCGTCGAAGATCCTCGAAGAGCTGTCCCGCTTTTCCAACAGTTTTTCGCAGATGTATCAGGAAGTGCAGAAAGAAAACCATCGCAGCAGTGAGGGGCTGGCACCGCAGGGTTATGTTGAGGTGCCGTGTCCCAGCCATGATCACCCGATCCTGATGATTCCCAAAGAATCGCGCCGTCAGGTATTTGATGATCTGTTTAAAAATGATCAGTCCAAATGGGAGCTGTTTACCGAGAAGGAATACGAGTGGGTGTTCCGCCATACCCCCTGCACCATCTGCAGTTCGCTGTATCAGGCGCTGCTCAATCTGGTGAAAGATCCGCGTGAAGTGTTGAAGATGGTTTATGCGCGGCCCTATCGTTTCAACCGTCGTCTCGGTGAAGGGATCAGCGTATTTACCCCCGGCGACAAACCGATCAAGCAGACCATCCTTACCAATGAACTGCTGCAACGGCGCATCAACGACCTGCTGCGCGACAGCAATCAGGTGCGTTACATCTTTTCGCGTCACGCCAAGACCAACAACGGTATCTACGCTCTGATGGACGTCAAGTCGCACAATACCGAGCGGATGATCGAGCTGCACAACATTGTCAGTGAAGGGGTGCATAAACTCGAAGATATCGAGGAAAATGTCAACTCGCTGTTTCTGGCGCTGATGAATCCGGAAGACAAAGCCAATATCGGCAATATTCAGTCGTTTTCCGATCGCATCGAATACATCAAGGTACCCTATGTCCTTGATCTCAATACCGAGGTACAGATCTATCGCAATATTTTCGGTAAGAGTATTGACGAGCATTTTCTGCCGCGGGTGCTGCACAACTTTGCCCGGGTGATCATCTCCACCCGCATGAAGCAGACGTCCGATGCCTTGACCGAGTGGATCGATTATCCCAGCAAGTACAATCTGTACTGTGATGCCCATCTGCAACTGCTCAAAATGGAGATCTATACCGGCAACATTCCCAAGTGGCTGACCGAGGACGACCATCGCCGTCTCACCGCAAAACGCCGCAGCCGCATCATCGCCGAATCAGAGCAGGAAGGGGACAAGGGGTTTTCCGGCCGCGATTCCATCCGCATCTTCAACCTGTTCTTCTCCACCTATGGTCACCGCGAACGTTTGATCAATATGACGGTGCTCAAGGAGTTCTTTACCAAAACCCACAAGGAACTGGGGAAATCCATTCCTCCCGGTTTTCTCGATTCGCTGCAGGGGATGTACGACTACACGGTTTTACAGGAGGTCAAGGAATCGCTGTACAGCTATAACGAAGAGGGCATTGTCCGCGAATTAAAGAATTACCTGTTTGCCGTTAATTACGAACCGGGCACCGACGTGGTGTGCAGCTATACCGGTGATCCGCTCAAGATCGATGACGCGTTTTTCAAGCGCATTGAACTGCGGTTGCTCGGCGATGAAGTTACGGATGAACAGCGCCGTCAACTGCGCTCTGATGTGCAGAAGCAGTATGCCGGAACCACGTTAACCCAGGAGGTCCTGGCCGCCGGAGTGCCGCTGGAAAAAACCCGACTGTTCAAGGACCTCTATCAGCGTTACGTCTATTACCTCAAAGATCGCGTGCTCGATCCGTTTCTGGATAACGAAAACTTCCGCCGCGCCATTAAGGACTACGCCAGTGAAAGTTTCAAAACCTACGACAAAAAAATTCGTACCGACGTGGCGTTTCTTATCGACAATTTGCGGCGACGCTACAGTTATTCACAAGCCGGGGCCAAAGAGATGTGCATGTATGTGATTGACAACAATCTGGCGCGCACCTTTGCGACGGAAAAACCATCGGCGGCTCCGGGTAAAGGGACGTAG
- the asnS gene encoding asparagine--tRNA ligase: MRLKKLLTADAPLQDVEVRGWVRTLRAGKEVCFIELNDGSCFGSLQLVADRTVANFSELAHIGTGACIKASGNLVDSPAKGQRWELHIKELTVVGNADPSYPLQKKRHSFEYLRTIAHLRPRSNTFGAVFRLRNALSYAVHQFFQQRDFLYVHTPIITASDCEGAGELFRVTTLDPANPPKNNGAIDWQKDFFAARTGLTVSGQLQGELFATAFSDIYTFGPTFRAENSNTSRHASEFWMIEPEIAFANLADDCQLAEDFLRFLVKYALEHCAEDLQFFNDRIEKGLLDKLTALADATFSTMTYSEAIEQLKSSGQNFEFPVEWGLDLQSEHERYLCEQVVNGPLFVTDYPKEIKAFYMRANEDGKTVAAMDLLVPRVGEIIGGSQREERLDVLTARMEELNMAPESLDWYLDIRRWGSCPHAGFGLGFERLIMYLSGMENIRDVIPFPRTPGHAEF; this comes from the coding sequence ATGCGACTGAAAAAACTACTCACGGCTGATGCCCCGCTGCAGGATGTGGAAGTGCGCGGCTGGGTGCGCACCCTGCGCGCCGGTAAAGAGGTGTGTTTTATCGAGCTGAACGACGGCTCGTGCTTTGGCTCCCTGCAGCTGGTGGCGGATCGCACGGTGGCCAACTTCAGCGAGCTGGCCCACATCGGCACAGGCGCGTGCATCAAAGCCAGCGGCAATCTGGTCGATTCACCGGCCAAAGGCCAGCGCTGGGAGCTGCACATCAAGGAGCTGACCGTGGTCGGCAATGCCGACCCGAGCTACCCGCTGCAGAAGAAACGCCACAGTTTTGAATACCTGCGCACCATAGCCCACCTGCGCCCCCGCTCCAATACCTTTGGCGCGGTGTTCCGCCTGCGCAATGCGCTCTCTTATGCGGTGCATCAGTTTTTCCAGCAACGCGATTTTCTCTACGTGCACACGCCGATCATTACGGCCAGCGACTGCGAAGGTGCCGGAGAACTGTTTCGCGTCACCACGCTTGATCCGGCCAATCCGCCGAAAAACAACGGCGCCATCGACTGGCAAAAGGATTTCTTCGCCGCGCGCACCGGTTTGACCGTTAGCGGCCAGTTGCAGGGCGAGCTGTTTGCCACGGCGTTCAGTGACATCTACACCTTTGGCCCAACCTTCCGCGCCGAGAACTCCAACACCAGCCGTCACGCTTCGGAATTCTGGATGATTGAGCCGGAGATCGCGTTTGCCAATCTGGCTGACGATTGCCAACTGGCCGAAGACTTTTTACGCTTTCTGGTCAAGTACGCTCTCGAACACTGCGCCGAAGATCTGCAGTTTTTCAACGACCGCATTGAAAAAGGCCTGCTCGACAAATTGACCGCCCTGGCCGACGCTACCTTCAGCACGATGACGTATAGCGAAGCCATTGAGCAGCTGAAAAGCAGCGGTCAGAACTTTGAATTTCCGGTGGAATGGGGGTTGGACCTGCAATCGGAACACGAACGCTACCTGTGCGAGCAGGTAGTTAACGGTCCGCTGTTCGTCACTGATTACCCCAAGGAGATCAAGGCGTTTTACATGCGCGCCAACGAGGACGGCAAGACCGTGGCCGCCATGGACCTTCTGGTGCCGCGTGTCGGCGAGATCATCGGTGGTAGCCAGCGTGAGGAGCGCCTTGATGTGCTGACAGCGCGCATGGAAGAGTTGAACATGGCTCCGGAAAGCCTTGACTGGTATCTCGATATCCGCCGCTGGGGCAGCTGCCCTCACGCCGGGTTTGGCCTCGGCTTTGAGCGGTTGATCATGTATTTGAGCGGCATGGAGAATATCCGCGACGTCATCCCGTTTCCGCGTACGCCGGGGCATGCGGAGTTTTAG
- a CDS encoding gamma-glutamylcyclotransferase family protein, which yields MLSSLNKPWRKANALRARDVADCDTFFFYGSLMERFSNFNRYIKKRVSTIRIGYCRGYLYNLPLGFPGLIVPEDPCSTLVAGELMTFDDPLKVIKVLDRLEDYFPTREHRSIYLRRKMSLICEDPAQPGQLSKVDAWVYTYPESHLSNQHHREVRIQCGQWKAFNGPARPESELDQMYERLSYCDVNQQVMVDPLLREEALLQEVLTHHPCHEFCENREQCGWSKLERH from the coding sequence ATGCTCTCATCGCTAAATAAACCCTGGCGAAAAGCCAACGCGCTTCGCGCTCGCGATGTGGCCGACTGCGACACGTTCTTCTTTTACGGCAGCTTGATGGAGCGGTTTAGTAACTTCAACCGCTACATCAAAAAGCGCGTCAGCACCATCCGTATCGGCTACTGCCGTGGTTATCTCTACAATCTGCCCCTCGGTTTTCCCGGCCTTATTGTGCCGGAAGATCCGTGTTCAACCCTGGTGGCCGGTGAGCTGATGACCTTTGACGATCCGCTCAAGGTGATCAAAGTGCTCGACCGGCTCGAAGATTATTTCCCCACCCGCGAACATCGCAGTATCTACCTGCGCCGCAAGATGTCCTTGATCTGCGAAGACCCGGCTCAGCCCGGCCAGCTCAGCAAGGTCGATGCCTGGGTGTACACCTATCCCGAATCCCACCTGAGTAACCAGCACCATCGCGAGGTGCGTATCCAATGCGGACAATGGAAAGCTTTCAACGGCCCGGCCCGTCCCGAATCCGAACTTGATCAGATGTATGAACGCCTCAGTTATTGTGATGTGAATCAGCAGGTGATGGTTGATCCGTTGCTGCGTGAGGAAGCGTTGTTGCAGGAGGTGCTGACTCATCATCCGTGTCATGAATTTTGTGAGAATCGTGAGCAGTGTGGGTGGAGTAAGCTGGAGCGGCATTGA